From Micromonospora rifamycinica, a single genomic window includes:
- a CDS encoding histidine phosphatase family protein, giving the protein MTPTTGLRLVAHAHTAALRRAVFGAGDDDLDEGGRRAALALAGQGRGGPLGTGERCLTSPALAAVQTAYALGLHPTVEAALADCGYGGWSGRSLADVGAREPDALRRWWETPEAAPHGGESLVALRERVGAWLDGGLGGGGRVVAVTHPMVVRVAVGHVLQLPTAALFRLDVAPLAVVRLSRYGSRWQLQFTAPPVGSAAGAPAIG; this is encoded by the coding sequence GTGACCCCGACGACCGGCCTGCGGCTGGTCGCCCACGCCCATACCGCCGCCCTGCGGCGGGCGGTGTTCGGCGCGGGTGACGATGACCTGGACGAGGGCGGCCGGCGGGCCGCCCTCGCTCTGGCCGGGCAGGGACGGGGCGGGCCGCTGGGCACCGGGGAACGCTGCCTGACCAGCCCGGCGCTGGCGGCGGTGCAGACCGCGTACGCTCTCGGTCTGCACCCCACCGTCGAGGCCGCGTTGGCCGACTGCGGGTACGGCGGCTGGTCGGGGCGGAGCCTGGCGGACGTGGGTGCCCGGGAGCCGGACGCGCTGCGGCGATGGTGGGAGACACCGGAGGCCGCACCGCACGGCGGGGAGTCCCTCGTCGCGCTGCGCGAGCGGGTCGGGGCCTGGCTCGACGGCGGGCTCGGCGGGGGCGGCCGGGTGGTGGCGGTGACCCATCCGATGGTGGTCCGGGTGGCGGTCGGGCACGTGTTGCAGCTCCCGACGGCCGCCCTGTTCCGGCTCGACGTCGCCCCGCTGGCGGTGGTGCGGCTCAGCCGCTACGGCTCCCGGTGGCAGCTCCAGTTCACCGCCCCGCCGGTCGGATCCGCAGCCGGCGCACCGGCCATCGGCTGA
- a CDS encoding ABC transporter permease, producing MTTRDTTVVAGSDRTRPDGPTTRARHRLRPARARRVPLRTRLRRDWQLLAMVTPGFLVLLVFSYLPILGNVIAFQDYNPYLGDNPLQAFARSNWIGFGQFQLLFEDSAFWEAFRNTLAITAFQLVFFFPLPIFLAIMLHNLLSSRWRGFVQTVVYLPHFFSWVLVVSFFVAMLGGAGLLAQTMRDAGMQPWNVMTNPDTFIILVTAEAVWKDVGWGTIVFLAALSTIDTSLYEAAAADGAGRWRRLWHITLPGLRPVIVLLLILRLGDALSVGFEQFLLQREAVGRQAAEVLDTFVYHFSIATGNYGYGAAAGLFKAAIGLGLILAANRVAHLLGERGIYSK from the coding sequence ATGACCACTCGCGACACCACCGTCGTGGCCGGGTCCGACCGGACCCGGCCCGACGGGCCCACCACCCGGGCGCGGCACCGCCTGCGCCCGGCACGCGCACGCCGGGTGCCGCTGCGCACCCGGCTGCGGCGGGACTGGCAGCTGCTGGCCATGGTGACGCCCGGCTTCCTCGTCCTGCTGGTCTTCAGCTACCTGCCGATCCTGGGCAACGTCATCGCCTTCCAGGACTACAACCCCTACCTGGGGGACAACCCGTTGCAGGCGTTCGCGCGCAGCAACTGGATCGGCTTCGGGCAGTTCCAGCTGTTGTTCGAGGACTCGGCCTTCTGGGAGGCGTTCCGCAACACCCTGGCGATCACCGCCTTCCAGCTGGTCTTCTTCTTCCCGCTGCCGATCTTCCTGGCGATCATGCTGCACAACCTGCTGTCCAGCCGGTGGCGCGGCTTCGTGCAGACCGTCGTCTATCTGCCGCACTTCTTCAGCTGGGTGCTGGTGGTCAGCTTCTTCGTCGCCATGCTCGGCGGCGCCGGCCTGCTGGCGCAGACCATGCGCGACGCCGGGATGCAGCCGTGGAACGTGATGACCAACCCGGACACCTTCATCATCCTGGTCACCGCCGAGGCGGTCTGGAAGGACGTCGGCTGGGGGACCATCGTCTTCCTCGCCGCGCTGTCCACGATCGACACCAGCCTCTACGAGGCGGCGGCGGCCGATGGCGCCGGCCGATGGCGCCGGCTGTGGCACATCACCCTGCCCGGCCTGCGACCGGTGATCGTGCTGCTGCTCATCCTGCGGCTGGGCGACGCGCTCTCGGTCGGCTTCGAACAGTTCCTGCTGCAACGTGAGGCGGTGGGCCGGCAGGCCGCCGAGGTGCTCGACACGTTCGTCTACCACTTCTCCATCGCCACCGGGAACTACGGCTACGGCGCGGCGGCCGGCCTGTTCAAGGCCGCGATCGGGCTGGGCCTGATCCTGGCCGCCAACCGGGTCGCCCACCTGCTCGGCGAACGGGGGATCTACTCGAAATGA
- a CDS encoding CbtA family protein — MPLTPVRHPPTFTSVLLRGLLAGLVAGLLAGAFGYLVGEPRIEAAIAIEEAATHAGPVADDHHADELVGRDGQRAGLFLATGLFGAAMGGLLATAYLLLRRRRPGTDDGRSALLLAGGALLGAVVVPFLKYPANPPAVGNPDTIDQRTAAYLALVVLGLVAVWSGSLGYRSIRADAPPWQRFGAATGGFLLVTVVGYVVLPAFQEVPDDFPATLLWNFRLAALGTQVVLWTALGLLFSALTAGGGRSAVGQPGEPMIGTGTPIHP; from the coding sequence GTGCCACTGACCCCTGTCCGTCATCCCCCCACGTTCACCAGCGTCCTGCTCCGCGGTCTGCTCGCCGGTCTCGTCGCCGGCCTGCTCGCGGGGGCCTTCGGCTACCTCGTCGGTGAGCCGCGCATCGAAGCGGCCATCGCCATCGAGGAGGCGGCGACCCATGCCGGTCCGGTGGCCGACGACCACCACGCCGACGAGCTGGTCGGCCGGGACGGCCAGCGCGCCGGCCTGTTCCTGGCCACCGGTCTCTTCGGGGCCGCGATGGGTGGCCTGTTGGCGACCGCGTACCTGCTCCTGCGCCGCCGTCGGCCCGGCACCGACGACGGCCGGTCGGCGCTGCTGCTCGCCGGTGGTGCCCTGCTCGGCGCGGTGGTCGTGCCGTTCCTGAAATACCCGGCCAATCCGCCGGCGGTCGGCAACCCCGACACCATCGACCAGCGCACCGCGGCCTACCTGGCCCTGGTGGTGCTCGGCCTGGTGGCGGTCTGGTCCGGGTCGCTCGGCTACCGGTCGATCCGCGCCGACGCGCCGCCGTGGCAGCGGTTCGGGGCGGCCACCGGGGGGTTCCTGCTGGTCACCGTCGTCGGCTACGTCGTGCTGCCTGCTTTCCAGGAGGTGCCGGACGACTTCCCGGCGACCCTGCTGTGGAACTTCCGGCTGGCCGCCCTCGGCACCCAGGTGGTGCTCTGGACGGCGCTCGGCCTGCTGTTCAGCGCACTGACGGCCGGCGGCGGGCGGTCCGCCGTCGGTCAGCCCGGTGAGCCGATGATCGGCACGGGAACACCGATCCACCCGTGA
- a CDS encoding RNA polymerase sigma factor, translated as MRDAEEFDAFYASSAQRVLGQVYAMVGSRTEAEDAVAEAYARAWGRWSTVRECDSPEAWVRKVAYRVAVSAWRKAVNRVRAHRREAVGQQVEAVSVDHVALVEALRRIPAEQRRVIVLHHLVGLSVTEIAVETRTNPNTVKTRLARGRRGLASYLTGGEHQTTGGRSHGA; from the coding sequence ATGCGTGACGCCGAGGAGTTCGACGCGTTCTACGCCTCCTCGGCCCAGCGGGTGCTGGGGCAGGTGTACGCGATGGTCGGCAGCCGCACCGAGGCCGAGGACGCGGTGGCCGAGGCGTACGCCCGTGCCTGGGGGCGGTGGTCGACCGTGCGGGAGTGTGACAGCCCCGAGGCATGGGTGCGCAAGGTCGCCTACCGGGTCGCGGTGAGCGCGTGGCGCAAGGCGGTGAACCGGGTCCGGGCGCACCGCCGGGAGGCGGTCGGCCAGCAGGTCGAGGCGGTCTCCGTGGACCACGTCGCGCTGGTCGAGGCGTTGCGGCGGATCCCCGCCGAGCAGCGTCGGGTCATCGTGCTGCACCATCTGGTCGGCCTCAGTGTGACCGAGATCGCCGTGGAGACCCGGACGAATCCGAACACCGTCAAGACCCGGCTGGCCCGGGGACGCCGGGGGCTGGCCAGTTATCTGACCGGCGGCGAACACCAGACAACGGGCGGGAGGAGCCATGGAGCCTGA
- a CDS encoding P-loop NTPase family protein — MSAPSRILVYGVYGAGKSTLAAVLADRLRLPWHPVDDLLWLPGWVEVPVDRQRTRITQICQEERWILDGAYHGWRDVPLARADLVVALDYPRWRSFGRLLRRTLSRLVTGEEICNGNRESLGSVLSRDSILVWHVGAFARARRRMRAWQADPTAPPVLLFRSPAELDRWVATLPRR, encoded by the coding sequence ATGAGCGCACCGTCCCGCATCCTGGTCTACGGGGTGTACGGCGCGGGCAAGTCCACCCTGGCAGCGGTGCTGGCCGACCGGCTGCGACTGCCCTGGCACCCGGTCGACGACCTGCTGTGGCTACCCGGCTGGGTGGAGGTGCCGGTCGACCGGCAGCGCACCCGGATCACCCAGATCTGCCAGGAGGAACGCTGGATCCTCGACGGGGCCTACCACGGGTGGCGGGACGTGCCGCTGGCCCGCGCCGACCTGGTCGTCGCCCTGGACTACCCGCGCTGGCGCTCGTTCGGCCGGCTGCTGCGCCGTACCCTGAGCCGGCTGGTGACCGGGGAGGAGATCTGCAACGGCAACCGCGAGTCACTGGGCAGCGTGCTGTCCCGGGACTCGATCCTGGTCTGGCACGTCGGCGCGTTCGCCCGGGCCCGCCGACGGATGCGGGCCTGGCAGGCCGACCCGACCGCGCCGCCGGTGCTGCTGTTCCGCTCCCCGGCCGAACTGGACCGCTGGGTGGCCACCCTGCCCCGCCGGTGA
- a CDS encoding CbtB domain-containing protein has protein sequence MSSPTSAQPLVHPVGSARVWGAALAVVAVLLLLTYLVAFDQGAVSRSGMYLHELMHDGRHLLGVPCH, from the coding sequence ATGTCGAGTCCCACTTCCGCCCAGCCGTTGGTCCACCCCGTCGGGTCGGCCCGCGTGTGGGGGGCGGCCCTGGCCGTCGTCGCCGTACTCCTGCTGCTCACCTACCTGGTCGCGTTCGACCAGGGCGCGGTCTCGCGCAGCGGCATGTACCTGCACGAGCTCATGCACGACGGCCGGCACCTGCTCGGTGTCCCGTGCCACTGA
- a CDS encoding extracellular solute-binding protein: protein MTPHEPGSTASRRHFLGLVGLGTAAIAGGPLLAGCSEKPAGSGAAQNLDSYADLLPRQQDLAQSIKPDIVGTRPVPDGYTKYPTSLVDAITERPGTSGKEVTAMTPAWGPAPPGVAQSAYLQAVNAELGTPVNFTIQDGNTYADKLNAMLGARDVPDLLCVPQWEVDKIPRFAEAIKVLFEDLTDHLKGDAANAYPMLASFPSGAWRNSLWNERLMAVPNPTDGPFPWALFTRKDLLDARGLAVPASLDDLLTVAKQVTDPAKKVWAFDNVFDMIQMYHKVPASKQGWRLKADGTPEFKYETPEYRQAVEVMAKIYKDGLVHPEIIATRGADSAQLFAKNGAIVFTRNGVGFWQGAQAEHQKVNAKLNIQPVPVFSATGGDPLVWGDDEPISFTFVKKGVGKERVEELLRIMNWCSAPLGTQEAQLRDYGVAGKHHTSTPNGPVKTDLAFKEIANQYFFISGRNPTIGPYPETPNYVPDLLNYSNAMVKYLEKDPWDGVKLEMPAAYKANQVPTEDKITDMLRGRRPLSDIDAIVQEWKANGGDEARELLARSLPKAGR from the coding sequence ATGACACCCCATGAACCCGGCTCGACAGCCTCGCGCCGACACTTCCTCGGCCTGGTCGGCCTCGGCACGGCCGCCATCGCCGGCGGCCCCCTGCTCGCCGGGTGCTCCGAGAAGCCGGCCGGCTCCGGCGCCGCACAGAACCTGGACTCCTACGCCGACCTGCTGCCGAGGCAGCAGGATCTCGCGCAGAGCATCAAGCCCGACATCGTCGGCACCCGACCGGTGCCCGACGGCTACACGAAGTACCCCACCTCGCTGGTCGACGCGATCACCGAGCGGCCGGGCACCAGCGGCAAGGAGGTCACCGCGATGACCCCGGCGTGGGGTCCGGCCCCACCCGGGGTCGCGCAGAGCGCCTACCTGCAGGCGGTGAACGCCGAGCTGGGCACCCCGGTCAACTTCACCATCCAGGACGGCAACACCTACGCGGACAAGCTCAACGCGATGCTCGGCGCCCGGGACGTCCCGGATCTGCTCTGCGTGCCCCAATGGGAAGTGGACAAGATCCCGCGCTTCGCCGAGGCGATCAAGGTGCTCTTCGAGGACCTCACCGACCACCTCAAGGGCGACGCGGCCAACGCGTACCCGATGCTGGCCTCGTTCCCGAGCGGGGCCTGGCGCAACTCGCTGTGGAACGAGCGGCTGATGGCCGTGCCCAACCCGACCGACGGGCCGTTCCCCTGGGCGCTGTTCACCCGCAAGGACCTGCTCGACGCGCGCGGGCTGGCGGTGCCGGCGTCGCTCGACGACCTGCTCACCGTGGCCAAGCAGGTCACCGACCCGGCCAAGAAGGTGTGGGCGTTCGACAACGTCTTCGACATGATCCAGATGTACCACAAGGTGCCGGCCTCCAAGCAGGGCTGGCGGCTGAAGGCCGACGGTACTCCGGAGTTCAAGTACGAGACCCCGGAGTACCGGCAGGCCGTCGAGGTGATGGCCAAGATCTACAAGGACGGCCTGGTCCACCCCGAGATCATCGCCACCAGAGGCGCGGACAGCGCCCAGTTGTTCGCCAAGAACGGCGCGATCGTCTTCACCCGCAACGGGGTGGGTTTCTGGCAGGGCGCCCAGGCCGAGCACCAGAAGGTCAACGCCAAGCTGAACATCCAGCCGGTGCCGGTCTTCTCCGCCACCGGCGGCGACCCGCTGGTCTGGGGCGACGACGAGCCGATCTCGTTCACCTTCGTCAAGAAGGGGGTGGGCAAGGAGCGGGTCGAGGAGCTACTGCGGATCATGAACTGGTGCTCCGCGCCGCTCGGCACGCAGGAGGCGCAGCTCCGCGACTACGGGGTGGCGGGCAAGCACCACACCAGCACGCCCAACGGGCCGGTCAAGACCGACCTGGCGTTCAAGGAGATCGCCAACCAGTACTTCTTCATCAGCGGTCGCAACCCGACCATCGGCCCGTACCCGGAGACCCCGAACTACGTGCCGGATCTCCTGAACTACTCCAACGCCATGGTGAAGTACCTGGAGAAGGACCCCTGGGACGGCGTGAAGCTGGAGATGCCGGCCGCGTACAAGGCCAACCAGGTGCCCACCGAGGACAAGATCACCGACATGCTGCGGGGCCGCCGGCCACTCTCCGACATCGACGCCATCGTGCAGGAGTGGAAGGCGAACGGGGGCGATGAAGCGCGGGAACTGCTCGCCAGGTCGCTGCCCAAGGCCGGGCGATGA
- a CDS encoding dihydrofolate reductase family protein, whose protein sequence is MAKVISTLFTSADGVAEIDPDWHFPYFDDNMGRAVTEDYGTADVLLFGRETYDSFAGAWPDREAAGGDDAPFAKQLGDLRKVVASRQPRELAWRNSELLDGDLVEAVTALRDDPGVGGVLIPGSISVVQQLLAAGLVDELRLLVHPVAARKGRRLFDDGDTPYHLRVTATEAYPTGVIRVIYAPAGAPAAADYDAAKEQLAAGE, encoded by the coding sequence ATGGCAAAGGTCATCTCCACCCTGTTCACCTCGGCCGACGGGGTGGCCGAGATCGACCCCGACTGGCACTTCCCGTACTTCGACGACAACATGGGCCGGGCGGTCACCGAGGACTACGGCACCGCCGACGTGCTGCTGTTCGGCCGGGAGACCTACGACAGCTTCGCCGGGGCGTGGCCCGACCGGGAGGCCGCGGGCGGCGACGACGCGCCCTTCGCCAAGCAGCTCGGCGACCTGCGCAAGGTGGTCGCCTCGCGGCAGCCCCGGGAGCTCGCCTGGCGCAACTCCGAGCTGCTCGACGGGGATCTCGTCGAGGCCGTCACCGCCCTGCGTGACGACCCCGGGGTGGGGGGCGTCCTCATCCCCGGCTCGATCTCGGTGGTGCAGCAGCTGTTGGCCGCCGGGCTGGTCGACGAACTGCGGCTGCTGGTGCATCCGGTCGCGGCGCGCAAGGGCCGCCGGTTGTTCGACGACGGGGACACGCCGTACCACCTGCGGGTGACGGCGACCGAGGCCTACCCGACCGGGGTGATCCGGGTGATCTACGCGCCGGCCGGTGCGCCCGCCGCCGCCGACTACGACGCGGCCAAGGAGCAGTTGGCCGCCGGGGAGTAG
- a CDS encoding carbohydrate ABC transporter permease: MTETVALRARTGRNRRPVWEEPPTRIGQGLKATFLGLLVLSVLFPLWVILVTSLSSRETLAEAGGIVVIPRGIDTAAYETIFAGGAVTRALWISTLVTVIGSALALTVTVLAAYGLSQPRSVGYRWLLIYFLVPFLVYPPLVPKYLVVTGLGLKDTIWALILPPAISVFNLVVVRGFFQAIPQELLDSARVDGASHFRTLVRIVLPLSRAVIAVVGLFYAVSYWNVWFDALLFIDRNDMYPIQRVLQSYLLAGQAPHTSGGTTGVSMPPTEAIKMAVVVLTVAPIVAVYPFIQRHFIKGVLIGAVKG, translated from the coding sequence ATGACCGAGACCGTCGCACTGCGGGCCCGCACCGGACGCAACCGCCGGCCGGTGTGGGAGGAGCCACCGACCCGGATCGGCCAGGGGCTCAAGGCCACCTTCCTGGGTCTGCTCGTGCTCAGCGTGCTCTTTCCACTCTGGGTGATCCTGGTGACCAGCCTGTCCTCCCGGGAGACCCTCGCCGAGGCCGGTGGCATCGTCGTCATCCCCCGGGGCATCGACACCGCGGCCTACGAGACGATCTTCGCCGGTGGGGCGGTCACCCGGGCGCTGTGGATCAGCACGCTGGTCACCGTCATCGGCAGCGCGCTGGCGTTGACCGTGACCGTGCTGGCCGCGTACGGGTTGTCCCAGCCGCGGTCGGTGGGCTACCGGTGGCTGCTGATCTACTTCCTGGTCCCGTTCCTGGTCTATCCGCCGCTGGTGCCGAAATACCTGGTGGTGACCGGACTGGGCCTCAAGGACACCATCTGGGCGCTGATCCTGCCCCCGGCGATCAGCGTGTTCAACCTGGTGGTGGTGCGCGGCTTCTTCCAGGCCATCCCGCAGGAGCTGCTGGACAGCGCCCGGGTCGACGGGGCCAGCCACTTCCGTACCCTGGTCCGGATCGTGCTGCCGCTGTCCCGGGCGGTCATCGCGGTGGTGGGGCTGTTCTACGCGGTGAGCTACTGGAACGTCTGGTTCGACGCGCTGCTGTTCATCGACCGCAACGACATGTACCCGATCCAGCGGGTGTTGCAGAGCTACCTGCTGGCCGGCCAGGCCCCGCACACCTCCGGCGGCACCACCGGGGTGTCCATGCCACCGACCGAGGCGATCAAGATGGCGGTGGTGGTCCTCACCGTGGCCCCGATCGTCGCGGTCTACCCGTTCATCCAACGGCACTTCATCAAGGGCGTGCTGATCGGCGCCGTCAAGGGCTGA
- a CDS encoding ABC transporter ATP-binding protein — protein sequence MSTLAVRGLTRRFGALVVLDDVRFHLDAGQVAVVVGPNGSGKTTLLRCVVGADRPDGGEVLLDGRRCDETDPRVRAAVAAALDDIDFFPDLSVVEHLELVAYAHGGTADPVEEVLTELGLQPARDQLPATLSSGQRRRLALASCFVRPRRLLVLDEPEQRLDVRGRAWLTRRLLREKAAGTAVLMASHDTDLIDAVADRRIEIGG from the coding sequence GTGAGCACCCTTGCCGTACGCGGGCTGACCCGCCGGTTCGGCGCGCTGGTCGTCCTGGACGACGTGCGCTTCCACCTCGACGCCGGGCAGGTCGCGGTCGTCGTCGGGCCGAACGGCTCGGGCAAGACCACCCTGCTGCGCTGCGTCGTCGGCGCGGACCGCCCCGACGGGGGTGAGGTGCTGCTCGACGGGCGTCGCTGCGACGAGACCGACCCCCGGGTCCGCGCGGCGGTCGCCGCCGCCCTCGACGACATCGACTTCTTTCCGGACCTGTCCGTCGTCGAGCACCTCGAACTGGTCGCCTACGCCCACGGTGGCACCGCCGACCCGGTCGAGGAGGTGCTCACCGAACTCGGTCTGCAACCGGCCCGCGACCAGCTTCCGGCGACCCTGTCCAGCGGGCAGCGCCGCCGCCTCGCCCTGGCCTCCTGCTTCGTCCGCCCACGCCGGCTGCTCGTCCTCGACGAACCGGAGCAGCGGCTCGACGTCCGGGGCCGGGCCTGGCTGACGCGGCGGCTGCTGCGGGAGAAGGCGGCCGGCACGGCGGTGTTGATGGCCTCGCACGACACCGACCTCATCGACGCGGTCGCCGACCGGCGGATCGAGATCGGCGGCTGA
- a CDS encoding DUF6297 family protein: MTSTRISPPPVVAPTPRHLRARLRQARRRHHPGSLGEVLTDAYVLVLFVALYGWFAVAAIRDHLVTPQVTRTEPGDRYWIAVAAVTAGAGLAWWGLRLIGPLLVTPATQAWLVSSPVDRRAWLLPRFAGLAGGSTVGAGLLAVAAAFAGGADHPADLGWAALAGVTCGAAATGWAVVAQSARATPRWAGLPAVGLPSVAATIAVLVVLGHPAGWSLPVPPVPLTAVVGLALLPVAVASTVRALRRLGRVDRAALTTGAQFANAATTAAVLLDPSLLAALVEGRRWRSVGLVRGRRFRAGGRFPVLLQAEVRRLSRRRGALVGWAGALLTMYAVAVALPSIAGPAHVVLAYLATGRLTGGLRAVSRSPGLRRSLGGGDAVLRLAHLVVPAVGATLWYLATLPALRPVPVPLDAVLLPGVVAAAFWAGTRPPMRYGGAMVNTPFAMVPVDLVRQVSRGPDLVAVLVVVQLLWG, encoded by the coding sequence GTGACCTCGACCCGGATCTCCCCGCCGCCGGTGGTCGCGCCCACCCCCCGGCACCTGCGTGCCCGGCTGCGGCAGGCCCGCCGCCGACACCATCCGGGTTCGCTGGGCGAGGTGCTCACCGACGCCTACGTGCTGGTCCTCTTCGTCGCCCTGTACGGCTGGTTCGCGGTCGCCGCGATCCGCGACCACCTGGTGACCCCGCAGGTCACCCGGACCGAGCCGGGCGACCGGTACTGGATCGCCGTCGCCGCCGTGACGGCGGGCGCCGGGCTCGCCTGGTGGGGTCTGCGGCTGATCGGACCCCTGCTGGTCACCCCCGCCACCCAGGCCTGGCTGGTCAGCTCTCCGGTGGACCGCCGGGCGTGGCTGCTCCCCCGGTTCGCCGGGCTGGCCGGCGGGAGCACCGTCGGTGCCGGGCTGCTGGCGGTCGCGGCGGCCTTCGCCGGGGGCGCCGACCACCCGGCCGACCTGGGCTGGGCGGCGCTGGCCGGGGTCACCTGCGGGGCCGCCGCGACCGGGTGGGCGGTCGTCGCCCAGAGCGCCCGCGCCACGCCCCGCTGGGCGGGCCTGCCCGCCGTCGGCCTGCCCTCCGTCGCCGCCACGATCGCGGTGCTGGTGGTGCTCGGGCACCCCGCCGGCTGGTCGCTGCCGGTGCCGCCGGTGCCGCTCACCGCCGTCGTCGGGCTGGCGCTGCTGCCGGTCGCTGTGGCGTCGACCGTCCGCGCGCTCCGCCGGCTCGGGCGGGTGGACCGGGCGGCGCTGACCACCGGGGCACAGTTCGCCAACGCCGCCACGACCGCCGCGGTGCTGCTGGATCCGTCGCTGCTCGCCGCGCTGGTGGAGGGCCGCCGGTGGCGCTCGGTCGGGCTGGTGCGCGGTCGACGGTTCCGCGCCGGTGGCCGGTTCCCGGTGCTGCTCCAGGCGGAGGTACGCCGGTTGTCGCGCCGCCGGGGCGCCCTGGTCGGCTGGGCCGGGGCGCTGCTGACCATGTACGCCGTCGCGGTGGCACTGCCGTCGATCGCCGGTCCCGCGCACGTGGTCCTGGCGTACCTGGCGACCGGTCGGTTGACCGGCGGGCTCCGGGCGGTCAGCCGCTCCCCGGGCCTGCGGCGGTCCCTCGGCGGCGGCGACGCGGTGCTGCGGCTGGCGCACCTCGTGGTGCCAGCGGTCGGTGCCACGCTCTGGTACCTGGCCACCCTGCCCGCCCTGCGGCCGGTCCCCGTTCCGCTCGACGCGGTGCTGCTGCCCGGGGTGGTGGCGGCGGCCTTCTGGGCCGGCACCCGCCCGCCCATGCGGTACGGCGGGGCGATGGTCAACACCCCGTTCGCGATGGTGCCGGTCGACCTGGTCCGTCAGGTGTCGCGCGGCCCGGACCTGGTGGCCGTGCTGGTGGTCGTCCAGCTGCTGTGGGGGTGA
- a CDS encoding ankyrin repeat domain-containing protein: protein MTGGSLLLPVDDPLAVAVSGAIRGGDLTTLRRLLTAHPGLATARLVDRPAGPDVPGVRSRTLLHVVTDWPGRFPHGAATVAVLVAAGADVDARFAGPHRETPLHWAASCDDVDVIDALLDAGADIEAPGGVIGGGTPLADARAFAQWRAGYRLVVRGARTTLTDAATLGLLDRVEQAFTGVTRPSSGEVDAAFWGACHGGRQSCAAHLWERGARLDWVPPWEHRTALDAAVRRGAVELVHWLRAQGGRTAAELGHRPPA from the coding sequence GTGACGGGTGGATCCCTGCTGCTACCGGTCGACGACCCGCTGGCGGTCGCGGTGTCCGGGGCGATCCGCGGCGGTGACCTCACCACGCTGCGGCGGCTGCTCACCGCGCACCCGGGGCTGGCCACCGCGCGCCTCGTCGACCGGCCGGCCGGCCCGGACGTCCCCGGGGTCAGGTCCCGCACGCTGCTGCACGTGGTCACCGACTGGCCGGGCCGGTTTCCGCACGGCGCCGCCACCGTGGCCGTCCTGGTCGCCGCCGGTGCCGACGTCGACGCCCGGTTCGCCGGCCCGCACCGCGAAACCCCGCTGCACTGGGCGGCCAGCTGCGACGACGTGGACGTCATCGACGCGCTCCTGGATGCCGGTGCCGACATCGAGGCGCCCGGGGGCGTGATCGGCGGGGGCACGCCGCTCGCCGACGCGCGGGCCTTCGCCCAGTGGCGGGCCGGATACCGGCTCGTCGTCCGGGGTGCCCGCACCACCCTCACCGACGCGGCCACGCTCGGCCTGCTCGACCGGGTGGAGCAGGCGTTCACCGGTGTCACCCGGCCGTCGTCGGGCGAGGTCGACGCGGCGTTCTGGGGAGCGTGTCACGGCGGTCGGCAGTCCTGCGCCGCCCATCTGTGGGAGCGGGGCGCGCGGCTCGACTGGGTGCCACCGTGGGAGCACCGCACGGCGCTGGACGCGGCCGTCCGGCGTGGTGCCGTCGAGTTGGTCCACTGGTTGCGTGCCCAGGGCGGCCGTACCGCCGCCGAGCTGGGCCACCGGCCGCCGGCCTGA